The proteins below come from a single Arthrobacter sp. zg-Y1171 genomic window:
- the mca gene encoding mycothiol conjugate amidase Mca has translation MSARESTYSRPTAPLRLLAVHAHPDDEASKGAAMMASYVAAGVEVMVATCTGGERGSILNPGAEDDPAGKRDLAGLRRREMAASQAALGIQHRWLGFADSGLPEGDPLPDLPFGCFALQPLERAAAPLVKLVREFRPHVIISYDENGGYPHPDHIMAHKVAVEAFAAAGDPERYPGTGAAWEPSKLYYDRAFNPERFRALHFALEEAGLQSPYAERIAAWQETDTEGHQPPAPTHATTTQIECGDFFEVRDEALRSHRTQVDPNGFFFAVSPDLQRKVWPWEDYSLIESRVETELPETDLFAGIR, from the coding sequence TTGTCTGCCCGCGAAAGCACCTATTCCCGGCCTACCGCCCCGCTGCGCCTGCTCGCGGTGCATGCCCACCCCGACGACGAGGCCAGCAAGGGCGCGGCCATGATGGCCTCCTACGTCGCCGCCGGCGTCGAAGTGATGGTTGCCACCTGCACCGGAGGGGAACGGGGATCCATCCTCAACCCCGGTGCCGAAGACGATCCCGCAGGCAAGCGGGACCTGGCCGGACTGCGCCGGCGTGAAATGGCTGCTTCACAGGCGGCCCTGGGGATCCAGCACCGCTGGCTTGGATTTGCGGATTCCGGGCTGCCCGAGGGGGATCCGCTGCCGGACCTGCCCTTCGGCTGCTTCGCGCTGCAGCCGTTGGAACGGGCTGCGGCACCCCTGGTGAAGCTGGTCCGCGAGTTCCGTCCGCACGTCATCATCAGCTACGACGAAAACGGCGGTTATCCGCACCCGGACCACATCATGGCCCACAAAGTCGCCGTGGAGGCGTTCGCCGCGGCCGGCGATCCGGAGCGGTACCCCGGGACAGGTGCCGCGTGGGAGCCGTCGAAGCTCTACTACGACCGGGCTTTCAACCCGGAGCGGTTCCGTGCCCTGCACTTTGCCCTGGAAGAGGCCGGGCTGCAGTCCCCGTACGCAGAGCGGATCGCCGCCTGGCAGGAAACCGATACGGAAGGCCACCAGCCGCCCGCTCCCACTCATGCGACCACCACGCAGATCGAGTGCGGTGACTTCTTCGAAGTCCGTGACGAAGCCCTGCGCAGCCACCGCACGCAGGTGGATCCGAACGGCTTCTTTTTCGCGGTCAGCCCGGATCTGCAGCGCAAGGTCTGGCCCTGGGAGGACTACTCGCTGATTGAGTCGCGGGTGGAAACAGAACTGCCCGAAACCGACCTGTTCGCTGGCATACGATAG
- a CDS encoding DUF4307 domain-containing protein gives MSTSEGQPETSAPHQPDVSTSDSRLANRYGAPKRRLSRRTRIIGVSAAVAAGVVAAAWMNIPASTGTVTSKDVGYTLPEDGRVTVDFKVDKSAGSTAACAIQALNESYAVVGWKTVVLGPDAPESSTQRVELRTDSPAVTGGVSSCWIVDED, from the coding sequence GTGAGCACTTCGGAAGGTCAGCCCGAGACGTCGGCACCCCATCAGCCGGACGTTTCCACGTCCGACTCCAGATTAGCCAATCGCTACGGCGCTCCAAAGCGGCGCCTGTCGCGGCGGACGCGGATCATCGGGGTGTCGGCCGCCGTGGCCGCCGGTGTAGTGGCCGCGGCGTGGATGAACATCCCTGCCTCCACCGGAACGGTCACGTCCAAGGATGTGGGTTACACCTTGCCCGAGGACGGCCGCGTGACGGTGGATTTCAAGGTCGATAAATCCGCCGGCAGCACCGCTGCCTGCGCCATCCAGGCACTTAACGAAAGTTACGCCGTCGTGGGTTGGAAGACGGTGGTCCTGGGACCGGATGCTCCGGAAAGCAGCACCCAGCGGGTTGAACTCCGCACGGACTCCCCGGCAGTGACCGGCGGCGTGTCCTCCTGCTGGATAGTGGACGAGGACTAG
- a CDS encoding branched-chain amino acid ABC transporter permease: MLAAVAAMFAALLLAAPAASATTATSDASPSATSPASGADYRDRISGVIKNAGTPLEGVKITANGNGYEGEAVTGANGSWSIGVPQQGAYEVELDESTLPEGVALAEGQQNPRTVTFANTTNITTLFLLGEGIVLQEESFGSLLLERAVAGLSFGLLLALSAVGLSLIFGTTGLTNFAHGEMVTLGAVLAFAFASLGMPLWAALPLAVVGGAAFGYVQDAGIWKPLRRRGTGLVPMMIVSIGLAVAVRYTVLFFFGGGTQQLPGSQSPILELGPVSIPRNTLVSLIVSLAVILVVALLLLRTRIGKATRAVADNPALAAASGIDVDRVIRLVWVIGGALAAMGGILWAYYRPGVSFNMGQQILLLIFAGVTLGGLGTVFGALVGSVLVGLFVEISTLWLEADLKYVGALVIMILVLLVRPQGLLGRRERIG, encoded by the coding sequence ATGCTGGCGGCCGTGGCGGCAATGTTTGCTGCCCTGCTGCTCGCGGCTCCAGCCGCGTCTGCAACAACTGCAACGTCTGATGCCTCGCCATCAGCCACCAGTCCTGCCTCCGGGGCGGACTACCGCGACCGGATCAGCGGCGTCATCAAGAATGCGGGCACTCCGCTCGAGGGGGTGAAAATCACCGCGAACGGCAACGGATACGAGGGCGAAGCCGTCACCGGGGCAAACGGCTCCTGGTCCATCGGCGTCCCGCAGCAGGGCGCGTATGAAGTGGAGCTGGACGAATCAACGCTTCCGGAGGGCGTCGCCCTGGCGGAAGGCCAGCAGAACCCGCGCACCGTGACCTTCGCCAACACCACCAACATCACCACGCTGTTCCTGCTGGGTGAAGGCATTGTGCTGCAGGAGGAAAGCTTCGGATCCCTGCTTCTCGAGCGTGCCGTGGCGGGCCTGAGCTTCGGGCTCCTGCTGGCGCTGAGCGCCGTCGGCCTCTCGCTGATCTTCGGCACCACCGGCCTGACCAACTTCGCCCATGGCGAGATGGTGACCCTGGGCGCCGTCCTGGCCTTCGCCTTCGCCTCTCTGGGCATGCCGCTCTGGGCCGCTCTTCCACTGGCGGTAGTGGGCGGTGCGGCCTTTGGCTACGTGCAGGACGCCGGGATCTGGAAACCGCTGCGCCGCCGCGGCACCGGTTTGGTGCCCATGATGATCGTCAGCATCGGCCTGGCCGTGGCGGTCCGCTACACCGTGCTGTTCTTCTTTGGCGGCGGCACCCAGCAGCTGCCGGGCTCCCAGAGCCCGATATTGGAACTCGGCCCCGTCTCCATCCCCCGGAATACCCTGGTGTCCCTGATCGTCAGCCTGGCCGTCATCCTGGTGGTCGCGCTCCTGCTGCTGCGCACCCGGATCGGCAAGGCCACCCGGGCAGTGGCGGACAACCCCGCCCTGGCCGCGGCGTCGGGCATTGACGTGGACCGGGTCATCCGGCTCGTCTGGGTCATCGGCGGAGCCCTTGCCGCCATGGGCGGCATCCTCTGGGCGTACTACCGTCCGGGCGTTTCCTTCAACATGGGCCAGCAGATCCTGCTGCTGATCTTCGCCGGAGTGACCCTCGGCGGCCTCGGCACGGTATTCGGGGCGCTGGTCGGTTCCGTCCTTGTGGGTCTCTTCGTCGAGATTTCCACCCTCTGGCTGGAGGCGGACCTGAAATACGTCGGCGCCCTGGTCATCATGATTCTTGTCCTGCTGGTCCGGCCGCAGGGACTCCTCGGCCGCCGCGAGCGCATAGGTTAG
- a CDS encoding aldose 1-epimerase family protein has product MNATGSEPGEAGPATGAQYEISRGKARAVIASLAGALRRYTVDGVDLVQTYPDNAIPPSANGVLLAPWPNRTADGRWTLAGKTQQLDITEPSRGHASHGLLRNTGYTVREQVPGAVELSAEIFPQHGYPFHLVHRARYSLDDDGGLRVQQSLTNAGAAAAPVALGAHPFLRLGDVPTEDLVLTVSASTVLTVDERLIPNGRREPAGAADLRGGARVGDLALDNAYTDLSFDEAAPGTHRHTLTAPDGRSVSLWTGAECGYVHVFVTDTFPGQRRAVALEPMTAPANALNSGEGLAWLPPGQVFSARWGIRAELAPAAGDSSARGNSGG; this is encoded by the coding sequence ATGAACGCAACCGGCAGCGAACCGGGAGAGGCCGGCCCGGCCACCGGTGCACAATACGAAATCAGCCGCGGCAAGGCCCGCGCCGTCATCGCCTCCCTGGCCGGCGCGCTGCGCCGGTACACGGTAGACGGGGTTGACCTGGTGCAGACGTATCCGGACAACGCCATACCCCCGTCCGCCAACGGGGTGCTGCTGGCGCCCTGGCCCAACCGGACGGCGGACGGACGCTGGACCCTGGCGGGGAAGACGCAGCAGCTGGACATCACCGAGCCCTCCCGCGGGCACGCCAGCCACGGACTGCTGCGCAATACCGGTTACACGGTCCGGGAACAGGTGCCGGGCGCCGTGGAACTCAGCGCGGAGATCTTCCCGCAGCACGGGTATCCCTTCCACCTCGTGCACCGGGCGCGCTACAGCCTGGACGACGACGGCGGCCTGCGGGTGCAGCAAAGCCTGACGAATGCGGGCGCAGCGGCCGCTCCCGTTGCCCTCGGCGCCCATCCCTTCCTGCGGCTCGGCGATGTACCGACCGAAGACCTGGTGCTCACAGTGTCCGCCTCCACCGTGCTGACCGTTGATGAGCGGCTCATTCCCAATGGGCGGCGGGAACCAGCCGGAGCAGCGGACCTCCGCGGCGGGGCCCGGGTAGGGGATCTGGCACTGGACAACGCCTACACGGACCTTTCGTTCGATGAGGCAGCCCCCGGCACGCACCGGCATACGCTCACCGCGCCGGACGGACGAAGCGTGAGTCTCTGGACCGGAGCCGAATGCGGTTATGTCCACGTTTTCGTCACCGACACATTCCCCGGGCAGCGCCGCGCGGTGGCCCTAGAACCGATGACTGCTCCGGCCAACGCGCTGAATTCGGGGGAGGGGCTGGCGTGGCTGCCCCCGGGGCAGGTCTTCTCCGCCCGCTGGGGCATCCGCGCCGAGCTGGCCCCGGCGGCAGGGGACAGCAGTGCTCGAGGTAACAGCGGAGGATAG
- a CDS encoding AI-2E family transporter, translated as MKPHARRTSAPRALQAAAANSNRNNDEVPFALRVSAAWAWRLGIVLIVGAGLVWILSHFSLLIIPLMIAALLAGLLSPVSSWLRRNRLPGGLSVAVTIVAFLGVVIAALTLVGRQLALGFRDLWGETLAGVRQIQGWLSDGPLNITAGDMDSLFNEATTTLQDNSANILSGALSVGSSAGHFAAGILLTLFALVFFLLDGRRIWEFTSGLLPRRARPAAYGAGIHGWESMVNYVRVQVVVALIDAIGIGGGAALIGVPLALPLAVLVFLGSFVPLVGAFVTGFVAVLLALVANGGVNALIMLGIVLLVQQLESHILQPLVMGRAVSLHPLAVILAVTGGTLAAGVPGALFSVPLLAILNTMVRYIAARGWEDDPAMEPEGEEDDDGDNPVPEENGSGTEDTSATQEERRP; from the coding sequence ATGAAACCCCATGCACGCCGCACATCGGCGCCCCGCGCGCTGCAGGCTGCGGCGGCGAATTCCAACCGGAACAACGACGAGGTCCCTTTCGCCCTGCGGGTCAGTGCCGCCTGGGCCTGGCGCCTCGGCATTGTCCTGATTGTCGGCGCCGGGCTTGTCTGGATCCTCAGCCATTTCTCGCTGCTGATCATTCCGCTGATGATCGCCGCCCTGCTGGCCGGGCTGTTGTCGCCGGTTTCGAGTTGGCTGCGGCGCAACCGGCTTCCCGGCGGCCTGTCGGTTGCCGTGACCATCGTGGCCTTCCTCGGCGTCGTTATCGCTGCCCTGACGTTGGTGGGACGGCAGCTTGCCCTCGGGTTCCGGGATCTCTGGGGTGAAACCCTTGCAGGGGTCCGCCAGATCCAGGGCTGGCTGTCCGACGGCCCGCTGAACATCACTGCAGGTGACATGGACTCGTTGTTCAACGAAGCCACCACCACGCTGCAGGACAATTCGGCCAACATCCTCTCCGGTGCCCTGAGCGTGGGCAGCAGCGCCGGCCACTTCGCCGCCGGCATCCTGCTGACCCTCTTCGCCTTGGTTTTCTTCCTGCTGGACGGCCGCCGGATCTGGGAGTTCACTTCCGGACTGCTGCCGCGCCGGGCACGGCCCGCCGCCTACGGAGCCGGCATCCACGGCTGGGAATCCATGGTCAACTACGTGCGGGTGCAGGTGGTGGTGGCACTCATCGATGCCATCGGCATAGGCGGCGGCGCAGCCCTCATCGGTGTTCCGCTCGCCCTGCCCCTCGCGGTTTTGGTGTTCCTGGGCTCGTTCGTTCCGTTGGTAGGTGCGTTTGTCACCGGCTTCGTGGCCGTCCTGCTGGCGTTGGTGGCCAACGGCGGAGTCAACGCGCTGATCATGCTGGGCATCGTCCTGCTGGTACAGCAACTGGAATCCCACATCCTCCAGCCGCTGGTCATGGGCAGGGCCGTCTCCCTCCACCCCCTGGCCGTGATCCTGGCAGTCACGGGCGGCACCCTCGCCGCGGGGGTCCCCGGGGCCCTGTTTTCAGTGCCGCTGCTGGCCATCCTCAACACGATGGTCCGTTACATAGCGGCCCGCGGCTGGGAGGACGACCCGGCCATGGAACCGGAGGGGGAAGAGGACGACGACGGCGATAACCCTGTGCCGGAGGAAAACGGTTCCGGCACGGAGGACACGTCGGCTACACAGGAAGAGCGCCGCCCATGA
- a CDS encoding rhomboid family intramembrane serine protease produces MFASRARTALAGSLLFAAVLWAVYLLTLLFKPVLFPLLGILPRQLEGLDGVVFAPLLHAGTSHLLGNTLPLIVFSFLTLLEGVRRFVSVLAISWLCSGIGVWLFGSGLTVGVSGVVFGLFAYLIVRGFYNRNTGQILLSAVLFLVYGSILWGLFPTALGVSWQAHLFGAAGGVLAAVVLRHDRRAPTQKRALP; encoded by the coding sequence ATGTTTGCCTCTCGTGCACGCACCGCACTGGCCGGGTCGCTCCTGTTCGCCGCCGTGCTCTGGGCGGTCTACCTGCTCACGCTGCTCTTCAAGCCGGTCCTCTTCCCGCTGCTGGGAATCCTGCCGAGGCAGCTTGAGGGGCTCGACGGCGTGGTGTTCGCCCCGTTGCTCCACGCCGGGACGTCCCATCTCCTGGGCAACACCCTGCCCCTGATCGTCTTTTCATTCCTGACGCTGCTGGAAGGGGTGCGGCGTTTTGTTTCGGTGCTGGCCATCTCCTGGCTGTGCTCGGGCATCGGAGTCTGGCTGTTCGGCAGCGGGCTGACCGTAGGCGTCTCCGGCGTGGTGTTCGGATTATTCGCGTATCTGATCGTCCGCGGCTTCTACAACCGCAACACTGGCCAGATCCTGCTCAGCGCCGTGCTGTTCCTGGTGTACGGATCAATTCTCTGGGGCCTTTTCCCCACTGCACTGGGCGTTTCCTGGCAGGCGCACCTGTTCGGGGCAGCGGGCGGCGTGCTGGCCGCCGTCGTGCTGCGGCATGACCGCCGCGCACCAACGCAAAAGCGGGCCCTCCCGTAG
- the ilvA gene encoding threonine ammonia-lyase: MTDLSQLPVTLDDIRAAAKLLDGVIAHTPVESSRALARETGSPVYLKCENLQRAGSFKVRGAYVRMAKLSPAEKARGVVAASAGNHAQGVAVAAARLGISARIYMPQGVALPKLAATRGHGAEVILHGHTVDEALAEAQRYADQTGAVFVHPFDNVDVVAGQGTIGLELLDQIPDLDTVLMGVGGGGLLAGVAVAIKSRARELGREIRIIGVQAENAASYPPSLAADALVPLTRVSTIADGIAVGRPGQLPFSIIRELVDDVVTVSEDALARALIFLLERAKMVVEPAGAVGVAALMEGKIDNPGNTAVILSGGNIDPMLMLKVIQRGLAAAGRYLVVRILLDDRPGSLATISRIIAEADANVTGVDHTRVGGSISMGDVAITINMETKGHEHCELVLKNLRTVGFQPVVLAG; the protein is encoded by the coding sequence ATGACCGATCTGTCGCAGTTGCCCGTCACCCTGGATGACATCCGGGCAGCGGCAAAGCTCCTCGACGGAGTTATTGCCCACACCCCCGTCGAGTCATCACGGGCGCTGGCCCGCGAAACCGGTTCACCGGTGTACCTCAAATGCGAAAACCTCCAGCGGGCAGGGTCATTCAAAGTACGCGGCGCCTACGTCCGCATGGCCAAGCTGTCCCCTGCGGAGAAAGCCCGGGGAGTGGTGGCTGCCTCTGCCGGCAACCATGCGCAGGGCGTGGCCGTAGCTGCGGCGCGCCTGGGCATTTCCGCCCGGATCTATATGCCGCAGGGAGTGGCGCTGCCCAAGCTGGCTGCCACCCGGGGACACGGCGCGGAAGTCATCCTTCACGGCCATACCGTCGACGAGGCCCTGGCCGAGGCCCAGCGGTACGCCGACCAAACGGGCGCCGTCTTTGTCCACCCGTTCGACAACGTGGATGTGGTGGCCGGACAGGGGACCATCGGCCTTGAGCTCCTGGACCAGATACCGGACCTGGACACCGTGCTGATGGGGGTGGGAGGCGGCGGCCTGCTCGCCGGCGTCGCTGTCGCGATCAAGTCGCGGGCACGGGAACTTGGCCGTGAGATCCGGATCATCGGGGTGCAGGCGGAAAACGCAGCCTCCTATCCGCCCTCGCTGGCCGCTGACGCGCTGGTACCCCTCACCAGGGTCAGCACCATCGCGGACGGCATTGCCGTCGGCCGGCCCGGACAACTGCCCTTTTCAATCATCCGCGAGCTGGTGGACGATGTGGTGACCGTGAGCGAGGATGCCCTTGCCCGTGCACTGATTTTCCTCCTCGAGCGTGCCAAGATGGTCGTGGAACCGGCCGGGGCCGTGGGAGTGGCTGCGTTGATGGAAGGGAAGATAGATAATCCCGGAAATACGGCGGTAATCCTGTCCGGCGGCAACATCGACCCGATGCTGATGCTGAAGGTCATCCAGCGGGGACTGGCGGCTGCGGGCCGTTACCTGGTGGTCCGCATCCTCCTTGACGACCGTCCGGGGTCGCTGGCGACCATCTCGCGGATCATCGCGGAAGCGGACGCCAACGTCACTGGAGTGGACCACACAAGGGTAGGAGGATCAATCAGCATGGGAGACGTAGCGATCACCATCAACATGGAAACAAAGGGGCACGAGCACTGCGAACTGGTGCTGAAGAACCTGCGTACTGTTGGTTTCCAACCCGTCGTACTGGCCGGTTAA
- the greA gene encoding transcription elongation factor GreA: MSTNSASVAWLTQESYDRLKAELDHLSGPGRTEIVARIEQARSEGDLKENGGYHAAKEEQGKAEARIRQLTQLLESAQVGESPADDGVVEPGMLVEARVAGDVETFLLGSREIAGDGNIDVYSEKSALGASIQGLKAGDSTTYTAPNGKNITVEIISAKPYTG; encoded by the coding sequence GTGTCAACCAACAGCGCATCTGTCGCCTGGCTCACGCAGGAGTCTTACGACCGCCTGAAGGCGGAACTGGATCACCTGTCCGGCCCCGGTCGGACGGAAATCGTTGCCCGCATCGAGCAGGCACGGTCCGAGGGCGACCTCAAGGAAAACGGCGGCTACCACGCAGCCAAAGAGGAACAGGGCAAGGCTGAGGCCCGGATCCGGCAGCTGACGCAGCTCCTTGAAAGTGCACAGGTTGGTGAATCTCCGGCCGACGACGGCGTCGTAGAGCCGGGCATGCTGGTGGAAGCCCGCGTCGCCGGCGACGTGGAGACCTTCCTGCTGGGCAGCCGCGAGATCGCCGGCGACGGCAACATCGACGTCTACAGCGAAAAGTCCGCGCTGGGTGCGTCCATCCAGGGCCTCAAGGCCGGGGACAGCACTACCTACACCGCGCCGAACGGCAAGAACATCACCGTCGAGATCATCTCCGCCAAGCCCTACACCGGCTAG
- a CDS encoding ANTAR domain-containing protein, translating into MAESERQPVVEELVAALLAGSDTEVFLSVAAGIAARRLGLSAPDGCSIAVERSRRPLLSVRTPGLPAVRAEHGPGSPGGTVLGGGPDVVVTDLAAEQRWPGLAEAAANGIRSVAAVALPLEGDRGVLSCFSPRTHAFGPGEVAGVRAVAAETAKVLRLALQIDAQANRAANLQAALESRTVVDLAAGIIMGQNGCSQQAAIDILRSVSNSRNIKIRNVAAGVVAAVSDRVNTHFDE; encoded by the coding sequence ATGGCCGAATCTGAGCGGCAGCCGGTGGTCGAGGAGCTCGTTGCCGCCCTGTTAGCCGGGTCGGATACCGAGGTATTCCTGTCCGTTGCCGCCGGGATCGCTGCCCGACGGCTGGGCCTGTCTGCACCGGACGGCTGTTCGATCGCCGTGGAACGCAGCCGGCGGCCGCTGCTCAGCGTCCGGACCCCGGGGTTACCGGCAGTCCGGGCGGAGCATGGTCCCGGCAGCCCGGGCGGAACCGTGCTGGGCGGCGGGCCCGACGTCGTGGTGACGGACCTGGCCGCGGAGCAGCGATGGCCGGGGCTGGCCGAGGCCGCCGCTAACGGAATCCGGTCGGTTGCCGCCGTCGCCCTGCCGCTGGAGGGGGACCGCGGGGTCCTCAGCTGCTTTTCGCCGCGGACGCACGCGTTCGGCCCGGGCGAGGTTGCCGGTGTGCGTGCCGTTGCCGCCGAAACAGCCAAGGTCCTCCGGCTGGCCCTGCAGATCGATGCGCAGGCGAACCGGGCGGCGAATCTCCAGGCCGCCCTGGAATCGCGGACGGTGGTGGACCTGGCAGCGGGCATCATCATGGGGCAGAACGGCTGCAGCCAGCAGGCTGCCATCGACATCCTCCGCAGTGTCTCGAACAGCCGCAACATCAAAATCCGCAATGTCGCAGCAGGCGTGGTGGCTGCCGTCAGCGACCGGGTCAACACACATTTTGATGAGTGA
- a CDS encoding Bax inhibitor-1/YccA family protein: MALGGNPVFNGKNFRSQTRGGTATGSLATDNSYMTPQQLQDLYTAPSAKPSDMGRMTYDDVIMKTVFCLAMVLVGAAVPTFLLPGMGSGLMILGALGGFVLGLVNSFKREPVPALILAYAFLEGMFLGGLTAVLDNMYPGVGLQAVLGTLAVFAVTLVLFRSGKVRATPKAVRFFMIAIIGYAVFSLLNVGLMIFGGVQDPWGLRGSVEIFGIPLGVFIGVLAIGLAAFSLIMDFTSIEQGVKAGTPERYSWTAAFGLTVTLVWLYVEIIRLLSILRGND; this comes from the coding sequence ATGGCACTTGGCGGAAATCCGGTATTCAACGGAAAAAACTTCCGTTCCCAGACCCGCGGCGGTACCGCAACGGGCTCCCTGGCAACAGACAACAGCTACATGACCCCGCAGCAGCTGCAGGATCTTTACACGGCCCCTTCGGCGAAGCCGTCCGACATGGGCCGCATGACCTATGACGACGTGATCATGAAGACGGTGTTCTGCCTGGCGATGGTCCTGGTGGGTGCCGCCGTTCCGACCTTCCTGCTGCCGGGAATGGGCAGCGGACTGATGATCCTGGGCGCCCTGGGCGGTTTCGTCCTGGGCCTGGTGAACTCCTTCAAGCGTGAGCCGGTTCCCGCACTGATCCTGGCCTACGCCTTCCTTGAAGGTATGTTCCTCGGCGGTCTGACCGCTGTCCTGGACAACATGTACCCGGGCGTCGGCCTTCAGGCAGTGCTCGGCACGCTGGCAGTCTTCGCGGTCACCCTCGTGCTGTTCCGCAGCGGCAAGGTGCGCGCGACTCCCAAGGCCGTCCGTTTCTTTATGATCGCCATCATCGGCTACGCGGTCTTCTCGCTGCTCAACGTCGGCCTGATGATCTTCGGCGGCGTGCAGGACCCGTGGGGCCTGCGGGGCAGCGTGGAGATCTTCGGGATTCCCCTGGGCGTCTTCATCGGCGTCCTGGCCATCGGCCTGGCAGCGTTCTCGCTCATCATGGACTTCACGTCCATTGAGCAGGGCGTCAAGGCCGGCACCCCCGAGCGTTACTCCTGGACCGCTGCGTTCGGCCTGACCGTGACGCTGGTGTGGCTGTACGTGGAGATCATCCGTCTCCTGTCGATTCTCCGAGGCAACGACTAG